TGCCATACCTCCTCATGCACCACTTCGACCCCGACTTCGACTACACCCAGCTCAAGCCTCGTCTGGCCGGCAACGGCGGCGTGGATCATTACAATATGGGGTACGTGCAAAACGTCCTCGCCGGACAGGTGCTGGCCGAATTCGCCAGCATCCCCCCCGAGCAGGCCGCCGGGCAAACCCGATTCGTGTTCGATCGCCCCGAGCTCCCGGCCGGCCCGGGCACCCGGCCAGACCCTGCCAACCCCATGAAGCTCCTGGCTGCGGTGAGCGGGTATGTCTTTTATCGGGACGGGCTGATCCGCGTGCACGACCAGCTCAACATCCGCCGGGATGTGAACTTCCACACTGGCAACGTGGCGTTTGTGGGAGATTTGCGCGTCCACGGCGAAGTGAAGTCCGGCTTTGCCCTCAAGGCCCGAAATCTGCTGGTGGACGGCACCGTGGGCGGCTCCACCCTGGAGGCCAAAGAGCGCATGGTATGCCGCAGCGGCATCAAGGGCGAAAAAAAGGCCGTGCTACGGGCAGGGCACGCCCTGGAAGCCGGATTTGCCGAAAATGCGCAACTGGTGGCTGGGAAACTGATACAAATCAAGCATTCCATGCTACATTGTCAGTGTTACTGCGGCGGGGACATCCGCATCGGTGGACGGTTGCAGGGGGGTTCCACCTATTGCATGGGCAGTCTGCTCGTGGGAAATCAGCTCGGCGGTGGTGCAGGCACCATCACCCAGGTGGTGCTGGGGCGCAACCCTTTCATGCTGCTCAAACAGGACGCCATTTTCCAGGCCCTGGAAAAAGTGCAGGATGAATTGTGCTATCTGGCGGAACGCCGTCGGGAAGGGCCGGCATCGGCCCAGGAATTTCTGCCGCGCCAGGAACAGGCCCTGGCCCGCAAGGCGCAGCTGGAACAGCAACTTTCCGCCGTGCAGGAACGCCTGGAGACGCCCGAAAGCCTGGCGCAATGCGAATTGGTGGTCCAAGGGACCGTGCGGCCGCTGGTGGAGCTCAGCATCGGCACGGCGCAACTGATGGTGGACGCTCCCATGGAACGCGTGCGGTTCCGGTTGATCAACGGTGTGATAAGCACCTCGCCGTTGTAACCCTGCCGTGCGCGCGCAACACGGTATACAGACTCTGAACGCAGGACACTGAATCGATGGACATCGGCACCTTACTCGGCCTCATCCTCTGCTTCGTGCTGGTTTTTGGCTCCATTGCCATGGGCACTGGGATCGGCGGGTTCATCGACATTCCGTCCATCATCATCGTGGCCGGCGGCACCTTCAGCGTCACCTTTGTCATGTTCCCCATGGGCGCGGTGTTCGGCTCCCTCAAGGCAGTGATGAAGGCCTTTCTGTTCAAGTCACCGGATCCGCAGGCCAACGTGCGCCAGATCATCCAGCTGGCGGAAACAGCACGGCGGG
This sequence is a window from Megalodesulfovibrio gigas DSM 1382 = ATCC 19364. Protein-coding genes within it:
- a CDS encoding DUF342 domain-containing protein; its protein translation is MPYLLMHHFDPDFDYTQLKPRLAGNGGVDHYNMGYVQNVLAGQVLAEFASIPPEQAAGQTRFVFDRPELPAGPGTRPDPANPMKLLAAVSGYVFYRDGLIRVHDQLNIRRDVNFHTGNVAFVGDLRVHGEVKSGFALKARNLLVDGTVGGSTLEAKERMVCRSGIKGEKKAVLRAGHALEAGFAENAQLVAGKLIQIKHSMLHCQCYCGGDIRIGGRLQGGSTYCMGSLLVGNQLGGGAGTITQVVLGRNPFMLLKQDAIFQALEKVQDELCYLAERRREGPASAQEFLPRQEQALARKAQLEQQLSAVQERLETPESLAQCELVVQGTVRPLVELSIGTAQLMVDAPMERVRFRLINGVISTSPL